From a single Clostridium isatidis genomic region:
- a CDS encoding HutP family protein — MVSNSLDVAKCAIKMAISSREEEEKLKHDLKKRGVLATAVNIGGNINESTLKILESTLVAAKRSGVVKEEHIYEGAVVGAARDALMEVWNRASGLSVGGKVGIARKGQHITVCIFLSVGLLHLNEVVIGLGHRAIPD; from the coding sequence ATGGTAAGCAATAGTCTTGATGTTGCTAAATGCGCTATAAAAATGGCAATTTCCTCAAGAGAAGAAGAGGAAAAATTAAAGCATGATCTTAAAAAAAGAGGAGTTTTAGCCACAGCAGTAAATATTGGTGGAAATATTAATGAGTCTACCTTGAAAATTTTAGAAAGTACATTAGTAGCAGCTAAAAGAAGTGGTGTTGTTAAAGAAGAACATATTTATGAAGGGGCAGTTGTTGGTGCGGCAAGGGATGCTTTGATGGAGGTATGGAATAGGGCTAGCGGCTTAAGTGTTGGTGGAAAGGTAGGAATTGCAAGAAAAGGTCAGCATATTACAGTGTGTATTTTTCTTAGTGTTGGTTTATTGCATTTAAATGAAGTAGTAATAGGCCTTGGACATAGAGCTATTCCTGATTAA
- a CDS encoding MarR family winged helix-turn-helix transcriptional regulator, whose amino-acid sequence MKRKEDVANQLLVKIFNNILEIEEKMLRKGDFSDLSIREMHIIESIGKKEQSMMSEVAQDLGITVGTLTTAINKLIKKGYVTRRRIEEDRRVVMIQLTEKGHAACENHKGFHEEMISSMMDNHTEEEKEILTHSLEKLNNYFNEKYNLVKK is encoded by the coding sequence ATGAAAAGAAAAGAAGATGTAGCTAATCAATTACTTGTTAAAATCTTTAATAATATACTTGAAATAGAAGAGAAAATGCTAAGAAAAGGTGATTTTTCAGATTTATCTATTAGAGAAATGCATATAATAGAGAGTATTGGGAAAAAAGAACAAAGTATGATGAGTGAAGTCGCACAAGATTTAGGTATTACTGTAGGAACTTTGACAACAGCAATAAATAAGCTTATAAAAAAAGGATATGTAACTAGAAGAAGAATAGAAGAAGATAGAAGAGTAGTAATGATACAATTAACAGAAAAGGGGCATGCTGCTTGTGAAAATCATAAGGGCTTTCATGAAGAGATGATAAGCTCAATGATGGATAATCATACAGAGGAAGAAAAGGAAATATTGACCCATTCCTTAGAAAAATTAAATAATTATTTTAATGAGAAATATAATTTAGTAAAAAAATAA